From a single Pleurodeles waltl isolate 20211129_DDA chromosome 10, aPleWal1.hap1.20221129, whole genome shotgun sequence genomic region:
- the LOC138262249 gene encoding uncharacterized protein — MIFYSTHSPPPTAHTKACLCSLVCSGTQKKSLRSRSKVGQSHQGWKKKYKAPPTDPVFITTQLPPDSVVVGAARKRANSHTSGDAPPPDKESRKFDAAGKRVAAQAANQWRIANSQALLARYDRAHWDEMQHLIEHLPKDLQNRAKQVVEEGQTISNNQIRSSMDAADTAARTINTSVTIRRHAWLRTSGFKPEIQQAVLNMPFNEKELFGPEVDTAIEKLKKDTDTAKAMGALYSPQSRGNYSTFRKTPFRGGFRGQSTQASTSQATPSSYQGQYRGGFRGQYRGGQFPRNRGRFQIPKTPTTKQ, encoded by the coding sequence atgattttttattcaacacactctcctccacccacagctcataccaaagcctgcctatgctccctggtatgctccggcacgcaaaagaaatctttaaggagccggtcaaaagtagggcaatcacaccaagggtggaaaaaaaagtataaggcgcctcctacagacccggttttcatcactacacagctgccgccagactctgtcgttgtaggagcagctaggaaaagggccaactcccacacatctggagatgcaccacccccagataaagaaagccgcaagtttgatgcagctggtaagagagtcgcagcacaagctgcaaaccagtggcgcatcgcgaactcccaggcactacttgcgcgctacgacagagcccattgggacgagatgcaacatctcattgaacatctgcccaaggacttacaaaatagggcaaaacaagtggttgaggagggacagaccatttccaacaaccagatccgctcctccatggacgctgcagatacagctgcacggacaattaatacatctgtaactatcagaaggcatgcatggctccgaacgtctggatttaaaccagagattcaacaagcagttctcaatatgccttttaacgaaaaagaactgttcggtccagaagtggacacagcgattgagaaactcaaaaaagacacagacactgccaaagccatgggcgcactctactccccgcagagcagagggaattacagcacattccgtaaaacaccctttagaggggggtttcggggtcagagcacacaagccagcacctcgcaagcaacaccgtccagttaccagggacagtatagaggaggttttcggggacaatatagaggagggcaattccctaggaatagaggaagatttcagatccccaaaacccctactactaaacagtga